The genomic interval CTAGATTGCCTTGCATCCTTACAAGCAAACGCTTTAACCATATGCCGCAAATGTCTTATGCTTAGAGACGGGCGTATTGGCATCGATTTGGTTGTCGATGAAGTGGAATCTGCCCTACAGCAAGAGATCACAACCATACTTGGCGGACAGAGCCTTTTAAGGCGAGTGTTGGAGCAATTGAACGAGCAAATGCGTCGCCTACGTTCTACTCGATACCTTCTCGATCGCGACTTGCAATACAAACAAGCAGCTATtgacttggacaaaaccaatcTATCCCTCAAACCTACTGATTTATGTCTCTCCGTCTATGAAGGTTATGCTAACCTCGATCCTGCCAACATATCTGCCGACGAGTATAACGCTTATTCggctaaaaatatacaaatggcAGCAAGAGAGGTGACAAGCGCTCGTCCTATCAGAATGTTCGTGGACACAATTCTCAAACAAGTTATTGACGACTTGTGGAACGCTTACAAGAAATGCAACCATGCATTCCACGAGCGAATTGAAGACACTAAGCGAGCGAAAGCGAAGCTTGAAGACATGCATAGAGAGACGACTCAGAAGATTAGCGATATGCAGAATAATATCTTGCAGCTACAAAAAGCTTTAGCTGATAAAGAAGGTCATACTGCATTAGCGCATACGAGGCTTGGTAAGCGAGCTCAAAGAGTGGGTGCTGAACTGGTTAGGGACCCTCCGGGGCAGGCTTTGTACTACGAATGTGAGATGTTACGTCACAGCACGGAACAGCTACAACAGATGCTGCATGAGGCAACCTCATCCTTGCGATACTTGCTGCAGACGCAAATCCAGTTGGAAGAGGATATTAACGTAAAGATGAACACTCTGAAGATTGATGAGGTGGACTGCATGACCCTGCGAGAGACTATGGACTATCACTCGTACTAGAACTTCATGGAATAGTGCAGCTGCGAATATGATAACTTGATTCTATCATGATCATCTATAATGACATAATAATCCAGAAGTGTTCACGTAGTTTAATAttgatcaaataatttcttCCGTATCATTAAATGTTGTGTTAGGGTCGTGAAAGAGCTTCCGTTTATAGATTaatgttttactttaaataaattgtattgtaggTTTGTAGTGAGCGCTTGTGTGAGTGTATCACCCCACGCATTTGTGTTAGGgtgaaactttttaattaacatgtttagttattttcacTTCATAATGTTCATGTTTGGAATTTCATTTTGCTAGTTTTATGATTGTAGTTCTGTAGTGTAGATGCTATTTCTGtattgttttgaataaattgatAGTGCTGGGAAATGTTGCCTTTTTTTTGTGTGCATTTTGGCTTGGATGTTATGGAAATTACGTTTTGTGCTAGTCATGACGTAACCAAGTGATATAATTTACGTAGGGGTTGGCTAGCATTTTAAACTGCCTATATAAGCATTTATACTTAGTTGTATATcttagagtacctacctatatgtatagGCGAGCGATAAGTAGCGCTATCTATTTTTCCCTTTAATTCAACATTCTGACTTTTATAAACGTTGcacttaattttcaatttacgtTAGCATTCATTCAAATAAATCTCTAGAAATTAACACATAATTCTCCTACCAAGCTTCGAAGCTTTCCAATCTCTATTCTGGGCGTCCTTCGGCATGGTTGGACTTGAGAACTTCGAGCTGGCCGGCATAAAGAGCTACACCCGGTTCTGGGGCCTGCTGATGTTCGGCTCATACTCCGTCATCAACGTCATCGTGTTACTCAATCTCCTCATAGCTAGATAATACTCTGCTAAAGATGTATATTGTACCAAAATCTTGAATATGCATTCATTCAGATAAAACTctaaggccggcaatacacgttccgcttgaagcagtcaggggcgacagcttcaatCTGTCGACCATccgaatcagttgcaactgctcgagcggtGTACGTACGTCtatagaactctgcagttcactgtgcagtcgacagcttgaagctgtcgcccctgactgcttcaagcggtccgtgtaaaACAggcttaaaataactttttattctcCTACCAGCGTCTTCGAAGCCTCCCAATCTCTATTCTGGGCGTCCTTCGGCATGGTTGGACTTGAGAACTTCGAGCTGGCCGGTATAAAGAGCTACACCCGGTTCTGGGGCTTGCTGATGTTCGGCTCATACTCCGTCATCAACGTCATCGTGTTACTCAATCTTCTTATAGCTATGATGTCCAACTCTTATGCTATGATtgaggtaagtattttttttatacttcgCAAATCAATTctgtacttttttttaatgcttgaaattcaccatttcattattttttcttgttggCCTATTTGATTTAGCAGCCCATTTTTCTGCAGTCTTTGTCTTCCTGGCATGTACTAGGAATGACTATGGTTTTGTTTTGAATGATGCTTGTGACAAACGATTACTTTGGTAAGAAAAGGTTACAGGTAAAACAGctaaacgaataaataaattggaacGTGAAAGAAGCATCCATTCATCCATTGGTGATCCATTGGTGTAGAAATAATGTGATGTGTCATTCAATTCTCCAGGGAGTGTACTAGGTTTTTACTGAATGCGTATCATTGTTTCTAAATAAacttgcaatacatttcgttacatattctttactttttattccGATTTCATTAAAACCATTGCATAATAAAAAAGTAGATGCTTTTTATAAATCGTCTCGTGCAAAGTTCTTTGTAAGTCCGGTTCAACTAACAGTTTCTTAATAAAGACTAATGCATTGTTAGTGCAACTGTATTGCGCTTTTATTTCTAAAGTTTACGTCTTTGCACGTGCTGAGTAGTTTATAgtgaattaaaaaatgtataataggaaacttattgttttttattttactgctAAAATTGCTTCGTTAGGGAAATCCTACGTTCAGCggtggtataaaatatttaattagataattaaTGCAAGTGTATTAACGGCCGTTAtggtatatttattacataagacAAACAGTcaccaaataaatatatcaatattctacaaattataaaaaaatactagccAAAGTTTTTTAGTGCACCTGGGAAAGACAGATAAAGATATTTTAGTAGCTAACATCATGAAATCCtggctattgaaattaatagcAAGTCATAAATTGCAATGAGCTAGTTCTCCCGAGTTGAAAATATACTTAATACTTATCTGCTGAGAATTTTTCCGAAAAGAAAATGTGTACGACAGATTGCTCTCTTGggttataaacatttatttatttaataaagaaaacttatGTGTCATACTCTTTTTGCTcttattccattttttttaatttttgttacctacttatttatttttatggatcTAAGCGGTTTTCAGTAGAAACTATTGCTGCAAGAATAAGTAGTAAATAATtctgtaatttataaattaattacgataaaaataaaatttccctACAGATGACTTGACTTCgacttttattttctctttcctGTGATACAATTAGAACTCTTTAACTTGCTCAGACAATTCCTCGTAGGTTAAGGGGAAAGCTTTGACAGACTTCGACGAaagtgtttttaatgttttaccgTACTTAAAAGTAGATTTTATTgctaaaattgcaattttaattaatactagaaaattatataagtatttaaGTTTGCCTGTTTATTTGATACGGTTAATTGGTTTGTACTAAAAACTGGTATATTTCTATTATCGTGATGCACATATTTAACTTCAGGACGGCATTTGTAGATaccatttaattaaacaatttctaATCCCATatcttctttatattttttttaggaacaCTCCGACGTGGAATGGAAATTCGCCCGCACCAAGTTGTGGATGAGTTACTTCGAAGAGAGCGCTACCCTGCCGCCTCCGTTCAATATATTCCCTACGCCTAAGCTTTTGCTCAAAATGCTCGGCTTGAGGAAGAAGGATAAGCTGAGGAAGATGAAGATGAAGGTAagagctaaataaatattatagagaATTATTGagggattttttaaatgaacatAACAAGGTATAAGTGTTTGATACTGTCTCCCTCTCCCGTATGTATTTAGAGCTTTACAAAAGTTTGTGTTACATATTATGAAAAAGTCAcaacattttcttaaatatatgTCAAAAGTTTGTTCAACTTCTTTTTTATAACACTGTATGGTTTCAAAATTGATtaaacattatgtaggtatacttatcaCTACTCGCAGCGTGTGATCATAGCTTAATATCCGCTAAAATTTAAACGAAAGGTCGAAATAAGTTTTCCACGCCCTTAATTAAAACACCCggatttttaatgaaaactttacttattaagtaaacaattattttttctttacgtTACGAAAGTTATAATGAATACATTGTAGCCTAAAATTAGtactaaaatctaaaaataactgtGTTAATTAGAAATTCTTTTCATTTCTGTAGGTCAGAAAAGTAGTTAGAAAGGCACCGAAAATAGAACGTTTTACGTACACTGAAATAGAAAATTAGGCAACAACTGTTGcctaattttgattatttatttctaggaaataattttcttaaatactTATCCAATTATGTCCATAATTAGTCAGTAGCACTGTCTGTCAggttttcacgccaaaacttcTGAATACAATTTGATAACAGTCTAGAGACTGCGAAAAAACATACTTTTCATCTCATTTACCTATCACGGTTTAATAGCTGTATCTGTCTAACCTTCACAATAGTAGATAACCTAGTGACAGACGGACAAAAAAGACTTAGAAATCCGGTCCCATTTTACTCTTCAGTTGCTCTTCTAAAAACCCATTCACCTCAGGACAATacttatcccaccaaaaacattaaatgtaaaaaaagccaatcctctacgcaattcctccaccgtaaaaagttttgagatcgcatagaagccaagtcctgttcaactttatttgtaataataaatcaatattttgtgaccatatcaatagtttcgttcactttacaataatattgacttggccatgagcacaataaactacaaatataatacagcatatcttggagaggtgaaagtcaatcatgaagtttaatatcacagaattaaatacttttagttttttcaattgttactaaatgaccgacagtcggAGGATGGCATACCTACATGGATGGATaaacgggaggatggcagcatagcgtcgaccaaggcagaggttttaggcgagattgagaggttctatggacagttatcttcggtcgcaaagcccgtcaacagcttggcaggagatccaagagccaagctgtcccgacattataccgaagatatcccggacatcagtctgtacgagattaggatggccctgaagcagcttaagaacaacaaggcgccgggtgaggacggaatcacttcagagcttctgagagcgggtggaacaccggtacttaaagtcctccagaagctctttaactccgtcctgtccgagggcaaaacgcctgaagcatggagcaggggtggggtggtgttgttcttcaaaaaaggtgacaactgcctgttgaagaactacagacccatcacacttctaagccatgtttataagctgttttcaagggttatcacgaaccgtctcgaacacaggcttgatgacttccagcctcccgaacaagccggtttccgaagaggctttagtaccatagaccacatccatacgctgcggcaagttatacagaagaccgaggagtataacttgccattatgcttagcgtttgtggactatgagaaagccttcgattcggtggaaacatgggcggtacttgagtcactccagcgatgccatattgactatcggtacatcgaggtgttgaagtgtttgtataataacgccaccatgtcggtccgagtacaggagcatagcacgaagccgattccattgagaagaggcgtaagacagggggacgttatctccccgaaactgtttaccgccgcaatggaagacgccttcaagctcctggaatggcaaggacttggcatcaacatcaacggcgaatacatcactcaccttcggtttgccgacgacatcgtagtcatggcaaagtcgatggaggaactcagtatgatgctcgagggcctcgaccgagtttcacaacggtgggcctgaaaatgaacatggacaagacgaaaattatgtcaaatgtccatgttcagcccaccccagtctctgttggaagctcggtactcgaagttgttgactcatatatctacctaggacaagtagtccaattaggtaggtccaacttcgagaaagaggtcaaccgccgaatccaactcggctgggcagcgttcgggaaactacgcaatgtcttttcgtccgacatacctcagtgcctcaagacgaaagtcttcaaccaatgtgtgttaccagtgatgacttacggcaccgaaacgtggtctctcactatcggcctcatctcaaagctcaaagtcgctcaacgagctatggagagggctatgctcggtgtttctctacgtgatcgaatccgaaacgaggagatccgtagacgaaccaaagtgaccgatatagcccaccggattagcaagttgaagtggcaatgggcaggccatattgctcgcagagcagatggcagatggggccgaaaagtgctggagtggagaccacggactagcaagcgcagcgtaggacgtccaccaacgaggtggacagacgaccttataaaggtcgccggaagacgctggatgcaggtcgcttccaacaggtatctgtggagatcaaagggggaggcctatgttcagcagtggacgtcctatggctgagatgatgatgatgatgatgaccgacagtcagtatcatccaaaatcatgaactgcacatttactatggcgcatgtttggtccatggtgatctcaaattccaatcagt from Helicoverpa armigera isolate CAAS_96S chromosome 19, ASM3070526v1, whole genome shotgun sequence carries:
- the LOC110382733 gene encoding tektin-1, which encodes MGEAQFGVRHVIGAPVAITRLSEQAIVCMPPRTAKFTLAEWKLSNDQRCRNTEDQQQLADRVLGESGRVRDETAERAEIMKATTDRRIEERIGDIEFNKNELQIQRKEICLELEALSMYKTRLLDCLASLQANALTICRKCLMLRDGRIGIDLVVDEVESALQQEITTILGGQSLLRRVLEQLNEQMRRLRSTRYLLDRDLQYKQAAIDLDKTNLSLKPTDLCLSVYEGYANLDPANISADEYNAYSAKNIQMAAREVTSARPIRMFVDTILKQVIDDLWNAYKKCNHAFHERIEDTKRAKAKLEDMHRETTQKISDMQNNILQLQKALADKEGHTALAHTRLGKRAQRVGAELVRDPPGQALYYECEMLRHSTEQLQQMLHEATSSLRYLLQTQIQLEEDINVKMNTLKIDEVDCMTLRETMDYHSY